In Pyxidicoccus trucidator, a single genomic region encodes these proteins:
- a CDS encoding ArsA family ATPase, translating into MLAALWDKRAVLVSGKGGVGKTTLSAALAVAAARSGRPVLLAELAPDEGGPSPLGALVGARDAGPKVTEVRPGLHFVRLAASEGHRSFLQDTLPLRWLAEAALRSRALRRFLEAGPALREMGLLYQMLTLVRRTRPDGRFEFPLSIIDLPATGHALAIASLPRTVLAVMPGGPIGRSVREGLDFLQDPARTAVLLTSLPEPLPVSEALALASELERLELPLAAAVLNRMPEDPFTPESRAALQRLLDAHGPHRGTRALARLERAHAAQARLAEGLRVPLLTLPELPVTGPELVERLADVFAPIPMGGTAREATP; encoded by the coding sequence GTGCTCGCAGCACTGTGGGACAAGCGCGCCGTGCTCGTGTCGGGCAAGGGGGGCGTGGGGAAGACGACGCTGTCGGCGGCGCTCGCGGTGGCAGCCGCGCGCTCCGGCCGGCCGGTGCTGCTGGCGGAGCTGGCACCGGACGAGGGCGGCCCCTCTCCCCTGGGCGCGCTGGTGGGTGCGCGGGACGCGGGCCCGAAGGTGACGGAGGTGCGGCCCGGGCTCCACTTCGTGCGGCTGGCGGCGTCGGAGGGGCACCGGAGCTTCCTCCAGGACACCCTGCCCCTGCGCTGGCTGGCCGAGGCCGCGCTGCGCTCGCGCGCCCTGCGCCGCTTCCTGGAGGCCGGCCCCGCGCTGCGGGAGATGGGGCTGCTCTACCAGATGCTCACCCTGGTGCGGCGCACCCGGCCGGATGGGCGCTTCGAGTTTCCCCTGTCCATCATCGATTTGCCCGCCACCGGCCATGCGCTGGCCATCGCCTCGCTGCCGCGCACGGTGCTGGCGGTCATGCCCGGTGGGCCCATTGGCCGCTCCGTGCGCGAGGGGCTCGACTTCCTCCAGGACCCGGCCCGCACCGCCGTGCTGCTGACGAGCCTGCCGGAGCCGCTGCCCGTCAGCGAGGCGCTCGCCCTGGCCTCGGAGCTGGAGCGGCTGGAGCTGCCGCTGGCCGCCGCCGTCCTCAACCGCATGCCCGAGGACCCCTTCACCCCCGAGTCCCGCGCCGCGCTCCAGCGGCTGCTCGACGCGCACGGGCCGCACCGTGGCACCCGTGCCCTGGCGAGGCTGGAGCGTGCCCACGCCGCCCAGGCCCGACTGGCCGAGGGACTGCGCGTGCCGCTGCTCACCCTGCCGGAGCTACCCGTCACCGGCCCGGAGCTGGTGGAGCGGCTCGCGGACGTCTTCGCTCCCATCCCGATGGGCGGCACGGCGCGGGAGGCGACGCCGTGA
- a CDS encoding ArsA family ATPase — protein MSTRNLRQLLQDKRVLVLCGAGGVGKTTTAAALGVAAARAGRRVLVLTIDPARRLAEAMGLPENGPEPTTVSPERLFADGASGPGRLDVWMLEPGVVFERMIHRLAPSPEAARAIVEHRLYRFLSELVAGVQEYAATEALDDFLTSDRYELIVLDTPPSRHALDFLDAPGRLSRFLDERIVALFGPEESSRRGRLWQGAQALVGRVLDGVFGAGFAGEMRGFVGAFGGLFAGIRLHTERLRARLASPDAAFLLVTSPESAALRESAFFRDTLLERGLPFAGYVLNRSWARDDALAHPEALLEHVGEDAHAEHGVAALSRLAATEHARAESHRTLLARLSEHLPAGAFAVAAPDAGAELEEFSGLVRLGDALAVG, from the coding sequence GTGAGCACCCGCAACCTCCGCCAACTCCTCCAGGACAAGCGCGTGCTGGTGCTGTGCGGTGCGGGAGGCGTGGGCAAGACGACGACCGCCGCCGCCCTGGGTGTCGCCGCCGCGCGCGCCGGACGCCGCGTCCTGGTGCTCACCATCGACCCCGCGCGCCGGCTCGCCGAGGCGATGGGCCTGCCGGAGAACGGCCCCGAGCCCACCACCGTCTCCCCCGAGCGCCTCTTCGCGGACGGCGCCTCCGGCCCGGGCCGGCTGGACGTGTGGATGCTCGAGCCGGGCGTCGTCTTCGAGCGCATGATTCACCGCCTCGCCCCCTCCCCCGAGGCGGCGCGCGCGATTGTCGAGCACCGCCTCTACCGCTTCCTCTCCGAGCTGGTCGCCGGCGTGCAGGAGTACGCCGCCACCGAGGCGCTGGACGACTTCCTCACCAGTGACCGCTACGAGCTCATCGTCCTCGACACGCCGCCCAGCCGACATGCGCTGGACTTCCTCGATGCCCCGGGGCGCCTGTCGCGCTTCCTCGATGAGCGCATCGTGGCCCTCTTCGGCCCGGAGGAGTCCTCGCGCCGCGGCCGGTTATGGCAGGGCGCGCAGGCGCTGGTGGGCCGCGTGCTGGACGGAGTGTTCGGCGCGGGCTTCGCGGGCGAGATGCGCGGCTTCGTCGGCGCCTTCGGTGGCCTCTTCGCCGGCATCCGCCTGCACACGGAGCGGCTGCGCGCGCGGCTCGCGTCACCCGACGCGGCCTTCCTGCTGGTGACGTCGCCCGAGTCCGCCGCGCTGCGCGAATCCGCCTTCTTCCGAGACACCCTCCTGGAGCGCGGCCTCCCCTTCGCCGGCTATGTGCTCAACCGGAGCTGGGCGCGTGACGACGCGCTCGCACACCCCGAGGCCCTGCTGGAGCACGTGGGCGAAGACGCGCACGCGGAGCACGGCGTGGCCGCCCTGTCGCGCCTCGCCGCCACGGAGCACGCACGCGCCGAGTCCCACCGCACCCTGCTCGCGCGACTCTCCGAGCACCTTCCCGCCGGCGCCTTCGCCGTCGCGGCTCCGGACGCTGGAGCGGAACTGGAAGAGTTCAGCGGGCTCGTACGACTGGGCGACGCGCTCGCGGTGGGATGA
- a CDS encoding CBS domain-containing protein gives MARTLDNGKDDTRNAQRNPPPEPGTYRSPDVAPPGSRERGESDLTGWNPARDEEASARQGRFHRAASLRMAQPRTNVDDGAGFGTQRTGMMNMDDRDAAWEGAEYGTGPYGRDNRDGRSATGRGDRRDMGMQENELPPQRADYRPWNRHGYGGEEPRETQGPRTEPYRDEHSRSHYREERQRTEERQRMGDRMREDRSQFYTASPSGRPSTGTGTDTGTGRRRWQREPLTAREVMTRSVRTARLDSPVRDVAQIMKDEDCGVVPIVNERGSLVGIVTDRDLVVRGFTGGKSPEQLRVSDVMTDDVEAVLPDENIHDVIALMGRKQIRRIPVVERDDRVVGIISMGDIANRADYDEELQEALDRVSSKRSFWSRLS, from the coding sequence ATGGCCCGAACCCTGGACAACGGCAAGGACGACACCCGCAACGCGCAGCGCAACCCGCCCCCGGAGCCCGGCACGTACCGGAGCCCCGACGTGGCGCCGCCCGGCTCGCGCGAGCGCGGTGAGTCCGACCTCACCGGGTGGAATCCCGCCCGCGACGAGGAGGCCTCCGCGCGCCAGGGCCGCTTCCACCGCGCCGCGTCCCTGCGCATGGCCCAGCCCCGCACCAACGTGGACGACGGCGCCGGCTTTGGCACCCAGCGCACCGGCATGATGAACATGGACGACCGCGACGCCGCCTGGGAGGGCGCCGAGTACGGCACCGGCCCCTACGGCCGCGACAACCGCGATGGCCGCAGCGCCACCGGCCGCGGAGACCGTCGCGACATGGGCATGCAAGAGAACGAGCTGCCCCCGCAGCGCGCGGACTACCGCCCGTGGAACCGCCACGGCTACGGCGGCGAGGAGCCCCGCGAGACGCAAGGCCCTCGCACGGAGCCGTACCGGGATGAGCACTCGCGCTCCCACTACCGCGAGGAGCGCCAGCGCACGGAGGAGCGCCAGCGCATGGGCGACCGCATGCGCGAGGACCGCAGCCAGTTCTACACCGCCAGCCCCAGCGGTCGCCCAAGCACGGGCACGGGGACGGACACCGGCACCGGGCGCCGCCGCTGGCAGCGCGAGCCGCTCACCGCGCGCGAGGTGATGACGCGCAGCGTCCGCACCGCGCGGCTCGACAGTCCCGTGCGCGACGTCGCTCAAATCATGAAGGACGAGGACTGCGGCGTCGTCCCCATCGTCAACGAGCGGGGCAGCCTGGTGGGCATCGTCACCGACCGAGACCTGGTGGTGCGCGGCTTCACTGGAGGCAAGTCGCCCGAGCAGCTCCGCGTCTCTGACGTCATGACGGATGACGTGGAGGCCGTGCTGCCCGACGAGAACATCCACGACGTCATCGCGCTGATGGGCCGCAAGCAGATTCGCCGCATCCCCGTGGTGGAGCGGGATGACCGCGTCGTCGGCATCATCTCCATGGGCGACATCGCCAACCGCGCCGACTACGACGAGGAGCTCCAGGAGGCGCTGGACCGCGTCTCGTCCAAGCGCTCCTTCTGGAGCCGGCTCAGCTAG
- a CDS encoding ubiquinol-cytochrome c reductase iron-sulfur subunit, protein MSTSRRGFLKGVLGTGAAGAAATALPGCAPDINPAPVTDVTASSAGTVDLLVSRYPDLEPVGGAITVRVPGEAVPLLVVHTKSEGGRDDFSTVSSICTHVACPLGFDGKDVVCPCHLSRFSPTDGAVLQRPATVGLRSFKTDYNPGTRVVSINLRAGEDNFPAAVNGQVTLPFSQFPDLRNNGGAVTGVPTGYGLRIFIFRQDDGTLSAVDSICTHQQCEVEFRAQEKDLFCPCHASTFTLQGEVTREPATLPLKRFTVSETPDAVIVNGVQ, encoded by the coding sequence GTGAGCACGTCGCGTCGAGGGTTCCTCAAGGGAGTGCTGGGTACGGGCGCGGCGGGAGCGGCGGCCACGGCGTTGCCGGGGTGCGCGCCGGACATCAACCCCGCGCCGGTGACGGACGTGACGGCGAGCTCCGCCGGCACGGTGGACCTGCTGGTGTCGCGCTACCCGGACCTGGAGCCGGTGGGCGGCGCGATTACCGTGCGCGTGCCGGGCGAGGCGGTGCCCCTGCTGGTGGTGCACACCAAGAGCGAGGGCGGGCGGGACGACTTCTCCACCGTGTCCTCCATCTGCACGCACGTGGCCTGCCCGCTGGGCTTCGACGGCAAGGACGTGGTGTGCCCGTGCCACCTGTCGCGCTTCAGCCCGACGGATGGCGCGGTGCTGCAGCGGCCGGCCACGGTGGGGCTGCGCTCGTTCAAGACGGACTACAACCCGGGCACCCGCGTGGTGAGCATCAACCTGCGCGCGGGTGAGGACAACTTCCCGGCCGCGGTGAACGGGCAGGTGACGCTGCCCTTCAGCCAGTTCCCGGACCTGCGCAACAACGGCGGCGCGGTGACGGGCGTGCCCACCGGCTACGGCCTGCGCATCTTCATCTTCCGGCAGGATGACGGGACGCTGTCGGCGGTGGACTCCATCTGCACCCACCAGCAGTGCGAGGTGGAGTTCCGCGCGCAGGAGAAGGACCTGTTCTGCCCCTGCCACGCCTCCACCTTCACCCTGCAGGGCGAGGTGACGCGGGAGCCGGCCACGCTGCCCCTCAAGAGGTTCACCGTGTCCGAGACGCCCGACGCCGTCATCGTCAACGGCGTGCAGTAA
- a CDS encoding YceI family protein encodes MIARRLALLATLLLALPAAAQAPAPAPKPKLVRKYSVKLDASSLTYKLHHPLHEVVGKAPPSDGGAAFLSDDTLQVQVRAKVKDFDSENSNRDAHMQEATEAAKYPLVEFKGKAYGVKPPTSFPATMNVTLEGKLTFHGVTQDVKVPMTVQFTSEKEATATGNFNVSLEGHKVERPSLLMKKVDDKLVLEPKLVFVVEGA; translated from the coding sequence GTGATTGCTCGACGACTTGCCCTGCTCGCCACCCTGCTGCTCGCGCTGCCCGCCGCCGCGCAGGCGCCGGCACCGGCACCAAAGCCAAAGCTGGTGCGCAAATACTCGGTGAAGCTGGACGCCAGCTCGCTCACCTACAAGCTGCACCACCCGCTGCACGAGGTGGTGGGCAAGGCGCCGCCCAGCGACGGCGGCGCCGCGTTCTTGTCCGACGACACGCTGCAGGTGCAGGTACGCGCCAAGGTGAAGGACTTCGACTCGGAGAACTCCAACCGCGACGCGCACATGCAGGAGGCGACGGAGGCGGCGAAGTACCCCCTCGTCGAGTTCAAGGGCAAGGCCTACGGTGTGAAGCCGCCAACCAGCTTCCCGGCGACGATGAACGTCACCCTCGAGGGCAAGCTCACCTTCCACGGCGTGACGCAGGACGTGAAGGTGCCCATGACGGTGCAGTTCACCTCCGAGAAGGAGGCCACCGCCACGGGGAACTTCAACGTCAGCCTGGAGGGCCACAAGGTGGAGCGGCCGTCACTGCTGATGAAGAAGGTGGACGACAAGCTGGTGCTGGAGCCGAAGCTGGTCTTCGTGGTGGAGGGGGCGTGA
- a CDS encoding sensor histidine kinase — protein MEKRWQGTLLEFPTHERRASARAELATARMQSLQALTLALSAALTPRDVASAVVKEAARALPADAGALFLLDSAGTALELVHTVSYDATMKAAFARVPLTARTPMAEAVRGGVPVWQEGATVLAEEYPEVEALVRTVYTGDFSSASLPLMARGRVVGVLALTWLCARGFDTEERAFLDMLAQQAAMALERARLLAAERRQAERAGLLQHATATLATSLDVGQTLRGVALALVPSLGDFCIIDVRGPDQEVRRTFHALSPESAARLAASRAHPADTADGSGWALDSGQPAFHPRVDAAWVEHHAGGEAQRALLHALAPCSWLSVPLMTPEGVLGALTLGHSLSGRHHTEEDLALALELARRATAAVQNAHLFHQTQQALRLRDDFLAIASHELNTPLTSLKLQLARLQRGPADEDVRTRASAAVQQVDRLGRLVRELLEVSRLSEGRLHLDPEPMDLVELCREVLGRFGNEMARSGTAVHLYAPEAVPGLWDCARVDGVVTHLVSNALKYGQGQPVELEVTGTPDDFARLVVRDRGIGIPPEQQAHLFQRFGRAVPLRHYGGFGLGLWFSRQVVEAHGGRIHLESAPGVGTTVTVELPRAPAGS, from the coding sequence ATGGAGAAGCGCTGGCAGGGCACGCTGTTGGAGTTCCCGACCCATGAGCGCCGAGCCAGCGCCCGGGCGGAGCTCGCCACCGCGCGCATGCAGAGCCTCCAGGCCCTCACGCTCGCCCTGTCCGCGGCCCTCACGCCCCGGGACGTGGCGAGCGCCGTGGTGAAGGAGGCCGCGCGCGCGCTCCCCGCGGACGCGGGCGCCCTCTTCCTCCTGGACTCCGCCGGCACCGCGCTGGAGCTGGTCCACACCGTGTCCTACGACGCCACCATGAAGGCCGCCTTCGCGCGGGTGCCGCTGACGGCGCGCACGCCCATGGCCGAGGCGGTGCGCGGCGGAGTGCCGGTGTGGCAGGAGGGTGCCACCGTGCTCGCGGAGGAGTACCCGGAGGTGGAGGCCCTCGTCCGCACCGTGTACACCGGGGACTTCTCCTCCGCGTCCCTGCCGCTGATGGCGCGCGGGCGCGTGGTGGGGGTGCTGGCGCTCACCTGGCTGTGCGCGCGGGGCTTCGACACCGAGGAGCGCGCCTTCCTGGACATGCTGGCGCAGCAGGCCGCCATGGCGCTGGAGCGGGCCCGGCTGCTCGCCGCCGAGCGCCGCCAGGCCGAGCGCGCCGGCCTGCTCCAGCACGCCACCGCCACGCTGGCCACGTCCCTGGACGTGGGGCAGACGCTGCGCGGAGTGGCCCTGGCGCTGGTGCCCTCGCTGGGCGACTTCTGCATCATCGACGTGCGCGGGCCGGACCAGGAGGTGCGCCGCACCTTCCACGCCCTCTCCCCCGAGTCCGCCGCCCGGCTCGCCGCCAGCCGCGCCCACCCGGCTGACACCGCGGACGGCTCCGGCTGGGCGCTCGACTCAGGGCAGCCCGCCTTCCACCCCCGCGTGGACGCCGCGTGGGTGGAGCACCATGCGGGCGGCGAGGCCCAGCGCGCGCTGCTCCACGCGCTGGCGCCGTGCTCGTGGCTGTCGGTGCCATTGATGACGCCGGAGGGCGTGCTGGGCGCGCTGACGCTGGGCCACTCGCTGTCCGGGCGTCACCACACGGAGGAGGACCTCGCGCTCGCGCTGGAGCTGGCCCGCCGCGCCACCGCGGCCGTGCAGAACGCGCACCTCTTCCACCAGACGCAGCAGGCGCTGCGGCTGAGGGACGACTTCCTCGCCATCGCCAGCCATGAGCTGAACACGCCGCTGACGTCCCTCAAGCTGCAGCTGGCGCGCCTGCAGCGGGGCCCGGCGGACGAGGACGTGCGCACGCGCGCCTCGGCGGCCGTGCAGCAGGTGGACCGGCTGGGCCGGCTGGTGCGAGAGCTGTTGGAGGTGTCCCGCCTGTCCGAGGGCCGGCTGCACCTGGACCCGGAGCCGATGGACCTGGTGGAGCTGTGCCGCGAGGTGCTGGGCCGCTTCGGCAACGAGATGGCTCGCTCGGGCACCGCCGTGCACCTGTACGCCCCGGAGGCCGTGCCCGGCCTGTGGGACTGCGCGCGCGTGGACGGCGTGGTGACGCACCTGGTGTCCAACGCGCTGAAGTACGGCCAGGGCCAGCCGGTGGAGCTGGAGGTAACGGGCACGCCGGACGACTTCGCGAGGCTGGTGGTGAGGGACAGGGGCATCGGGATTCCTCCCGAGCAGCAGGCCCACCTCTTCCAGCGCTTCGGGCGCGCGGTGCCCCTGCGCCACTACGGCGGCTTCGGGCTGGGGCTGTGGTTCTCCCGGCAGGTGGTGGAGGCCCACGGCGGGCGCATCCACCTGGAGAGCGCTCCGGGCGTGGGCACCACCGTCACCGTGGAGCTGCCACGCGCACCGGCCGGGAGCTGA
- a CDS encoding nuclear transport factor 2 family protein, whose amino-acid sequence MATERAQRFVDALLKLEEHGDLEGIVSLFSDDARVSNAASPRVFSGPAGARQFWKEYKGTLGKVKSTFRNMIEAGDRVALEWETQGTAHNGSAIAYEGVSILEWDGDRISRFYAYFDPHALGQELAHNTGARSEVPSTTPA is encoded by the coding sequence ATGGCGACGGAGCGAGCGCAGCGGTTCGTGGACGCACTGTTGAAGCTGGAGGAGCACGGCGACCTGGAGGGCATCGTGTCCCTCTTCAGTGACGACGCGCGGGTGAGCAACGCGGCCTCTCCCCGCGTCTTCTCCGGCCCGGCTGGAGCGCGCCAGTTCTGGAAGGAGTACAAGGGCACGCTGGGCAAGGTGAAGTCCACCTTCCGCAATATGATTGAGGCTGGAGACCGCGTGGCCCTCGAGTGGGAGACGCAGGGCACCGCGCACAACGGCTCGGCCATCGCCTACGAGGGCGTCTCCATCCTCGAGTGGGACGGCGACCGCATCAGCCGGTTCTACGCGTACTTCGACCCGCACGCGCTCGGTCAGGAGCTGGCCCACAACACCGGGGCCCGCTCGGAGGTCCCCAGCACCACGCCGGCGTGA
- a CDS encoding LysM peptidoglycan-binding domain-containing protein, with protein sequence MTTYSIRSGDTLGAIARRFNTSVDKLAKANGISNPNKIYAGQKLVVDGFDAPKATGGGSGGSSYTVKSGDTLSGIAGRHGTTVAALAQANGISNPNRIFAGQRLTIPGSGGAAPSAPASGGGGGSSYTVRSGDTLSGIAGRHGTSVGALQQANGIRNPNLIYVGQKLTIPGGGAAPGRPSNPPPVGGVGGPKPAPGGSAGVTVAQLRGVMPNLSQAKAEQYLPHLNQAMAEANITTPQRKAMFLAQLAHESGQLRYMEEIASGAAYEGRRDLGNTQPGDGVRYKGRGPIQLTGRANYRAAGQALGIDLEGNPARAKDPDVAFRIAGWYWQSRNLNSYADAGNFREVTRRINGGYNGMADREAYYRRAQDVF encoded by the coding sequence GTGACGACCTACTCCATCCGCTCCGGCGACACCCTTGGCGCGATTGCCCGGCGCTTCAACACGTCGGTGGACAAGCTGGCGAAGGCCAACGGCATCTCCAACCCGAACAAGATCTACGCCGGGCAGAAGCTCGTCGTGGACGGCTTCGATGCGCCGAAGGCCACGGGCGGCGGCTCGGGCGGCTCCAGCTATACGGTGAAGTCCGGTGACACGCTGAGTGGAATCGCGGGTCGGCACGGGACGACCGTGGCTGCGCTGGCGCAGGCGAACGGCATCTCCAATCCGAACCGCATCTTCGCCGGGCAGCGGCTGACGATTCCGGGCAGCGGCGGCGCGGCGCCGAGCGCTCCGGCCTCTGGCGGCGGCGGTGGTTCCAGCTACACGGTGCGCTCGGGCGACACGCTGAGCGGCATCGCGGGTCGGCACGGTACGTCGGTGGGCGCGCTGCAGCAGGCGAACGGCATCCGCAATCCGAACCTCATCTACGTGGGCCAGAAGCTCACGATTCCGGGCGGCGGCGCGGCGCCGGGCCGGCCCTCCAACCCGCCGCCGGTGGGTGGCGTGGGCGGGCCGAAGCCGGCGCCGGGTGGCTCGGCCGGGGTGACGGTGGCGCAGCTGCGCGGGGTGATGCCGAACCTGTCGCAGGCGAAGGCGGAGCAGTACCTGCCCCACCTGAACCAGGCCATGGCGGAGGCGAACATCACCACGCCCCAGCGCAAGGCGATGTTCCTGGCGCAGCTGGCGCACGAGAGCGGCCAGCTTCGCTACATGGAGGAGATTGCCTCGGGCGCGGCGTACGAGGGCCGCAGGGACCTGGGCAACACGCAGCCGGGCGATGGCGTGCGCTACAAGGGCCGTGGGCCCATCCAGCTCACCGGCCGCGCCAACTACCGGGCCGCGGGCCAGGCGCTGGGAATCGACCTGGAGGGCAACCCCGCGCGCGCCAAGGACCCGGACGTCGCGTTCCGCATCGCCGGCTGGTACTGGCAGTCGCGCAACCTCAACAGCTACGCGGACGCGGGCAACTTCCGCGAGGTCACCCGCCGCATCAACGGTGGCTACAACGGCATGGCGGACCGCGAGGCGTACTACCGCCGCGCGCAGGACGTGTTCTAG
- a CDS encoding c-type cytochrome: MTPRHAAFPLPTRRAPPHMALVLTLLALTMAACRSRPTPTFEPLKLADGRVVPAQTLSRGHAVYTHYCESCHGVLGDGQGPAGRGMRPVPRSFRQGLFKFGGVAAGELPTDDALKRTLRRGLHGTPMFAWDVPESDLDAVVQYLKTFSPRWKEEAPGTPLAPTPDPWKGRESEAVERGKVAYHVAGAGNAGCASCHVAYLPRAEWAGLMEKALGRKVDLSRVDPYTAQPRDSQHPVQVDAKGEPTQTQKLLPPDFLFHPLRTVWPEGEKVDGAPYTAERQREDLYLVIAAGVGGAAMPTWKGAIPEENLWALAYYVQTLVRLRDSDEARALKERLRASTAPVQ, encoded by the coding sequence ATGACTCCTCGCCACGCGGCCTTCCCGCTTCCCACCCGCCGGGCTCCACCGCACATGGCGCTGGTGCTCACGCTCCTGGCGCTCACCATGGCGGCCTGCCGCTCCAGGCCCACGCCCACCTTCGAGCCGCTGAAGCTGGCCGACGGCCGCGTGGTGCCGGCGCAGACGCTGTCGCGCGGGCACGCGGTGTACACGCACTACTGCGAGTCCTGCCACGGCGTGCTCGGGGACGGGCAGGGCCCGGCGGGACGGGGAATGCGGCCGGTGCCCCGGAGCTTCCGGCAGGGCCTCTTCAAGTTCGGCGGAGTCGCCGCGGGCGAGCTGCCCACGGACGACGCGCTGAAGCGCACGCTGCGCCGGGGGCTGCACGGCACGCCGATGTTCGCCTGGGACGTGCCCGAGTCGGACCTGGACGCGGTGGTGCAGTACCTGAAGACCTTCAGCCCGCGCTGGAAGGAGGAAGCGCCGGGCACTCCGCTGGCGCCGACGCCGGACCCGTGGAAGGGCCGCGAGTCCGAGGCCGTGGAGCGCGGCAAGGTCGCCTACCACGTGGCGGGCGCGGGCAACGCGGGCTGCGCGAGCTGCCATGTGGCGTACCTGCCGCGCGCGGAGTGGGCCGGGCTGATGGAGAAGGCGCTGGGCCGCAAGGTGGACCTGTCCCGGGTGGACCCGTACACCGCGCAGCCGAGGGACTCGCAGCACCCGGTGCAGGTCGATGCGAAGGGCGAGCCCACCCAGACGCAGAAGCTGCTGCCGCCGGACTTCCTCTTCCACCCGCTGCGCACGGTGTGGCCCGAGGGCGAGAAGGTGGACGGCGCGCCCTACACCGCCGAGCGCCAGCGCGAGGACCTCTACCTCGTCATCGCCGCGGGCGTCGGCGGCGCGGCCATGCCCACGTGGAAGGGCGCCATCCCCGAGGAGAACCTCTGGGCCCTCGCGTACTACGTGCAGACGCTGGTGCGGCTGCGGGACTCGGACGAGGCCCGGGCGCTGAAGGAGCGCCTCCGCGCCTCCACCGCTCCCGTCCAGTGA
- a CDS encoding cytochrome c oxidase subunit 3, producing MKTPVPGLPLASSVSHEESATRWLGTVLGLAAWTMFFVSLFFAVGWYRMREPWPPLPVHLLVLAMPGLSLIVGSVGLHRAASSVFIGSDGARRLLRVLKAILVLGLGFVGGQAWMTHIAWWNHHLRIPDDGVPASAFYGLTALHALHMLAVVTGVFVSAVRLRRGVDVRDALRRHALGWHFVTVMWLLLFAAVYLP from the coding sequence GTGAAGACTCCGGTGCCAGGGCTCCCTCTTGCGTCCAGCGTGTCTCACGAGGAGTCGGCCACTCGGTGGCTCGGTACGGTGCTGGGGCTCGCGGCGTGGACGATGTTCTTCGTCTCGCTGTTCTTCGCGGTGGGCTGGTACCGCATGCGCGAGCCATGGCCGCCGTTGCCCGTCCACCTGCTGGTGCTCGCGATGCCGGGGCTGTCCCTCATCGTGGGGAGCGTCGGACTCCACCGGGCGGCGAGCAGCGTGTTCATCGGTTCCGATGGCGCGCGACGGCTTCTGCGCGTGCTCAAAGCAATCCTGGTGCTGGGCCTGGGCTTCGTGGGTGGGCAGGCCTGGATGACGCACATCGCGTGGTGGAACCACCACCTGCGAATCCCCGACGACGGCGTGCCCGCCTCCGCCTTCTACGGACTCACGGCGCTGCATGCGCTGCACATGCTCGCGGTAGTCACGGGGGTGTTCGTCTCCGCCGTGCGCTTGAGGCGGGGCGTGGACGTGCGGGACGCCTTGCGGCGGCATGCGCTCGGCTGGCACTTCGTGACGGTGATGTGGCTGCTCCTCTTCGCGGCGGTGTACCTCCCATGA